One window of Camelina sativa cultivar DH55 chromosome 4, Cs, whole genome shotgun sequence genomic DNA carries:
- the LOC104780897 gene encoding G-type lectin S-receptor-like serine/threonine-protein kinase At1g61370 yields the protein MSAGLMALSNEKFNFSINRELLLNPNDVSVGEMIGEGGYSIVYKGLLRNRVPVAVKIMQPSDKKKFQNEVLLLSKMRDANIVKFVGACIEPQLVIVTELMEGGTLERFMWSSQLKPLDLYWIILEYCWAHDSDARPEFKEIRLILLTTLLTVLTSNEEAYDGDIDEDSVNKPKEKKKKKKVLVKMMRPFVKMFRACYKP from the exons ATGAGTGCTGGACTAATGGCTTTGTCAAACGAGAAATTCAATTTCAGTATCAACAGGGAATTGCTTCTCAACCCAAACGATGTCTCAGTGGGAGAGATGATTGGAGAAGGAGGCTACTCCATCGTCTACAAAGGATT GCTCAGAAACCGAGTTCCCGTTGCTGTGAAGATAATGCAACCAAGTGacaaaaagaagtttcaaaatGAAGTTCTGTTACTATCCAAGATGAGAGATGCCAACATTGTGAag TTTGTTGGAGCTTGCATAGAGCCGCAACTGGTGATAGTTACCGAACTCATGGAAGGCGGCACTCTTGAGAGGTTCATGTGGAGTTCTCAGCTGAAACCTCTTGATCTATACTGGATTATACTTGAATATTGCTGGGCACATGATTCGGATGCACGTCCTGAGTTCAAGGAAATTAGGCTGATCTTGTTGACAACCCTGTTAACAGTTTTGACCTCAAATGAGGAAGCTTATGACGGTGATATCGATGAGGATTCGGTGAACAAaccaaaggagaagaagaagaagaagaaagtactGGTGAAGATGATGCGTCCTTTCGTTAAGATGTTTAGGGCTTGTTACAAGCCATGA